A window from Etheostoma spectabile isolate EspeVRDwgs_2016 unplaced genomic scaffold, UIUC_Espe_1.0 scaffold00010024, whole genome shotgun sequence encodes these proteins:
- the LOC116679253 gene encoding fascin-2-like, with translation METFQMEIDKESKKAMFRTNGGSYWTLVTHGEIQSTATEVEVNTMFDIEWRGQRWHSKQVMESMFVQRRMGSSQQSATQWVMMNYS, from the exons ATGGAGACCTTCCAGATGGAGATTGATAAGGAGAGCAAAAAGGCTATGTTCAGGACCAATGGTGGATCCTACTGGACTTTAGTGACTCATGGAGAGATCCAGTCCACTGCCACAGAAGT agAAGTGAATACAATGTTTGACATTGAGTGGCGAGGACAGAGGTGGCACTCAAAGCAagtaatggaaagtatgtttgTACAAAGAAGAATGGGCAGCTCTCAGCAGTCAGCGACGCAGTGG GTGA